The Polyangium aurulentum genomic interval CGAGCGTCTCCTGACTGACGGGGTTCACCTCGACCAGCGCGGCCACGAAGTAGCGCACGTCGTCGCGCATCTGCGCCCGCTCCATCAGGGTCAGCTTGCGCGCCTCCGCGCAGTGGCGGAGCACGCCCTCGATGTTCACCGCCACCGCGTCGACCTGCCCCCCGGGCTGCGTGATCTGGATGCGGAAGATCTCGTCCCACAGGTCGTAGACGATGCGGCAGCTCTTGGCCGTGAGGGCGATCGGCTCGCCCCCGCTCTCGCGGAAGACGTAGCCGCGCACGACGATCACCGTGGGCAGGCCGCTCGACAGCTTCTTCGCGATCTCGGCGTCGACCACGTCGCGGAAGGCGACCGTGAGCTTCACCTGCTTGCCCTCGAGCACGACCTGGGCCGTGCGCGCAGGCAGCGCCGCCGGCGTCTTCGGAGGCTCCTCCGCCCTCGCCGCGCGGGGCCGACCGAGGAGGAGCGAGGGGCCGAAGACGAGCGCTACGAGCGCCGCCCGCGCCCTCATTTGCGCTCTCCGTGGCGCGCCGCCACGAGCCCGAGCAGGTTCGAAAACGCGAGCGTCACGCCGCCGAGCTTCGTGTCGACGCGCAACCCGAGGTTGTACGTCACGTCGACCGGCACGCGCGCGAGCCCCTCGTAGCCCGAGGGCGGCCTGTCGAGCAGCCTGCGCGTCGTCACCGCGTACAGGCCCGCCGACGCGAACAGATCCACCCCGTAGACCGACTCGCGCCCGGTGTAGATCGGCACGCGGTACTCGCCCTCGAGGCGGGCCGCGATGTCGCCATAGCGAACCTCGACGATGTCGGTCCCGAGCACGTTCGGCGGCTGCCGGCGATCGGGCGCGAGATCGAGGATCCGATCGGGCAAGAGATCGGTGAAATCTCCGACGTAGAACTGCTCGAAGAACGGCGCCTCGCCCGCGATCACGCCCGCGAAGGCCTCGACGCGGACCACGTGCCTCCACGGCAGGCGCCACCAGCGTCGGGCCGTCGCCTCGAACTTCTGGAAGCCGTAGTCGCTGCCCGGGATCCCGACGGTCACGGCCGCCTGCGCGAGCGTGCCGCGCGCGGTCAAGAAGGGCGCGTCGCGCGTGTCGTACGTGAGCGTGCCGCGCAGCTTCGACAGCACGCTCTTGCCGGGCCTGATCGAGAAATCGATCGGCTCGCGCGTCTGGCCGATCATGTGCGAGGCGACCGTCGGCACCTTCGCGTCGATCTGCTCGAGGTGGTAGTCGAGGCCGAACGACGACGAGACCGTGAGATCGTGCCCCGTGCCGATCGTCGCGCCGAACCTGCGGTAGGCGACGACCGCGTAGTCGGTCACCTCGCGCTGCTCGACGTTCGGCGCCTCGAAGGCGACGTCGCGGTTGCCGAAGAAGTCGCGCGCGTCGTTGTAGAGCAGGGTCACGGCCGCGGACCAGCCGGTGCCGACGAACGAAGGGTCGAAGAAGCTCGTGCGCAGCGCGAGCTGATCGGCCGCGATCCCGATGCCCGCGCCGAGCGTGATGCCCGTGCCCGCGAGGTTCGTCTCGGCCGCTTGCAGCCCGAGGAAGGCCGAGAGCGGGCGCGCGTTGCCCGCCGTGTCCTCGTCGGCGGCGAGGCCGAGCCAGAGGTTCTGCACGACGAGCGTGTTGCGCTCCTCGACCTCGATCACCAGCACCGCCGCCCCGCGCCGCGAGCCCTTGCGCAGCGACAGCTCGACCCGTGCGAAGAAGCCCGTGCCGAGCAGCCGGTAGCGAGTGAGCTCGAGCTCGGGGTCGTCGACGTCGAGCAGATCGCCCGCGCGGAACTTCACGTAGCGGAGCACCACGCGACCGGCCGTGCGCGCGTTGCCGCGCAGCTCGATGCCCTCGAGCGTGTAGCGGACGCGGGCCTTCTGAACGGCCGGCGCGGGCAGGGGCGGCGGGGGGCTGTCCGCGGCCCGCGCGGCTCCCGGCGCCGCCGCCGCGAAGAGCCCGCAGGCCAGCGCGATCGCGCGAAGGCGAGCCACGGCGATCAATTCGCCTTGGGGATGTACTGCGGCAGGACGAAGTAGACGAGCTTGATGCCGTTCGCGCCGCCGAGGAGCTGCCCCGCCGGCGTCTGCACGCGGATGAGCGCGCGCATCACGAGCAGCGTCGTCGGCTTGATCGTCGAGTTTTCGGCCGTCACGCGGAAGGTCACCTCGGCCGCGCCCTGCACGCCGAAGAAGGTGCTGTCCGTGCGGCTCGCGTAGGGCAGGGGGCTCGCCATGCTCTCGACGGTCGAGACATCCTTGATGAGCTTGCTCGCGTCGTACGGCGTCATGGCCGGCTCGACCGGGGGGTTGTGGTACTCGGGGTCCGGCTGGCCGTCGCCCGTGCAATCGACGCTGCCCGCGCAGTCGTAGCTCGTGCGCGAGGTGGTGACGTCGTGCAGCCCCGCGCCCGCGAGCAGGCCGAGCAGGCGCACCACCTCCTTCGACACCGATCCCGTCGCGACGTCGGTCTTGGGGACGAGCGGGTAGTCTTTCCCGCCAAACGCAGGGTCGTGATAGAGGCTGCCGGTCTTGGTCGCGAGGTCGGTGAGATCGGCCCGCGCCGCGCCCGGGTTGCCGCCTGCGACGGGCACGCCGACCACGTTCGCGTGGATCGTCTTCAGCGCGTCGACGGCCTCGGCGTACGTCCTGGTCCCGCCCACCTTGGCCGAGTCGTACGTGTTCGTGGGCTGCGGTCCGTTGTGGAAGCCCGCGTCGGTGACGAGCACGAAGATCGGCAGCGCGCCGGGCCGGAAGCAGGGGACGCCGAAGCCGCCGGGCACGGGGCACGTGTACGGCGTGCCCGGGTTCCAGACGCCGCCGATCGTGGCCGCATAGGCCTCGTTCTTCGCCGCGATCCACAGCGCCTGCGACGTCGCCTCGGGCCCGTCGCCGCCGCCGCCGGCGGTGAGCGATCCGAGGATCTTCTGCACGCTCTCGGGCGCCTTGTACGCCCCGCCTTCGAGGACGGGCGGCGCCACGTCGCCGGAGATCGCCTGGGCTCCGATGTTGAAGCGATGCCGATACAGCTCGTCGCCGGGCTGACCGTATGGGCTCCAAGGAACGTCGCGGACCTCGCCGACGCCGATCCACGCGTCGCTGATGGGCGGGATCGGCGGGTTCGCGGCGAGATCGCCGTTCAAGATCGTCGGGATGATCTGCGTGTCGATCGAGGCCTTGAGGTTGTCGATCGCGGGCTGCATCGACGCCGTCGTGTCGATCAGGAAGTAGATGTCCGCCTTCGCGATGCCGGCCGAGAAGGTGAAGTCCTTGGTCTTCGGGCCCTCGCCGTACGGCAGCACGAAGTAGAGCGCGGGGTTGTCCGGCTGCGATGCCGCGTCCGTCGGGC includes:
- a CDS encoding BamA/TamA family outer membrane protein, with protein sequence MARLRAIALACGLFAAAAPGAARAADSPPPPLPAPAVQKARVRYTLEGIELRGNARTAGRVVLRYVKFRAGDLLDVDDPELELTRYRLLGTGFFARVELSLRKGSRRGAAVLVIEVEERNTLVVQNLWLGLAADEDTAGNARPLSAFLGLQAAETNLAGTGITLGAGIGIAADQLALRTSFFDPSFVGTGWSAAVTLLYNDARDFFGNRDVAFEAPNVEQREVTDYAVVAYRRFGATIGTGHDLTVSSSFGLDYHLEQIDAKVPTVASHMIGQTREPIDFSIRPGKSVLSKLRGTLTYDTRDAPFLTARGTLAQAAVTVGIPGSDYGFQKFEATARRWWRLPWRHVVRVEAFAGVIAGEAPFFEQFYVGDFTDLLPDRILDLAPDRRQPPNVLGTDIVEVRYGDIAARLEGEYRVPIYTGRESVYGVDLFASAGLYAVTTRRLLDRPPSGYEGLARVPVDVTYNLGLRVDTKLGGVTLAFSNLLGLVAARHGERK